A region from the Synergistota bacterium genome encodes:
- a CDS encoding N-acetylneuraminate synthase family protein — translation MIKVGKRLVGKGAPCFVIAEAGINHNGDPDLAKELVRQAARSGADAVKFQIFHAENLVEEGTPEFELFKKHELSEDVWKELAREAEKEGIVFMATPFDLEAVELLEDIGVLAYKIASGDITNFELISEVARKWKPVFLSTGGANLSEISSALESIYGEENDRVVLLHCVSCYPVPDDEVNLRAINDLWEHFFLPVGFSDHTLGMEAALVAVAIGASVIEKHFTLDKALPGPDHIHSLTPQEFSEMVKKIRKIEKMLGTGRKEPMPCEAEFRIKGRRGLKAAVDIPAGSIIERGMLVALRPRHGIGVEEMVNVLGRRTRRSLVKGESIRWEDLE, via the coding sequence ATGATAAAGGTGGGCAAAAGACTCGTTGGTAAGGGGGCTCCCTGCTTCGTGATCGCGGAGGCTGGGATAAATCATAATGGAGATCCGGATCTTGCTAAGGAACTCGTTAGGCAGGCTGCGAGGAGCGGGGCAGATGCGGTTAAATTCCAGATATTTCATGCGGAGAATTTAGTTGAGGAGGGAACTCCCGAATTTGAGCTTTTTAAGAAACATGAACTTTCTGAAGACGTTTGGAAAGAGCTCGCTCGGGAGGCAGAAAAAGAAGGCATAGTGTTTATGGCAACACCGTTCGATCTTGAGGCAGTGGAGCTTCTTGAGGATATAGGGGTTCTTGCCTATAAGATAGCTTCCGGGGATATTACAAATTTTGAGCTGATAAGCGAGGTAGCCAGGAAGTGGAAGCCCGTCTTTCTTTCAACGGGTGGGGCGAATTTATCGGAGATATCTTCTGCGTTGGAAAGCATATATGGTGAGGAAAACGATAGGGTTGTGCTTCTTCACTGCGTTTCCTGCTATCCTGTGCCTGATGATGAGGTAAACTTGAGGGCTATAAATGATTTGTGGGAGCATTTCTTCTTGCCGGTTGGTTTTTCAGACCACACTTTAGGTATGGAGGCTGCACTGGTTGCGGTTGCGATAGGTGCTTCTGTAATAGAGAAGCATTTTACGCTTGATAAGGCTCTTCCAGGTCCAGATCACATTCATTCGCTAACCCCTCAGGAGTTTTCTGAGATGGTTAAGAAGATAAGAAAGATAGAAAAGATGTTAGGCACTGGTAGGAAGGAACCAATGCCATGTGAAGCGGAATTTAGGATTAAGGGAAGAAGGGGTTTGAAAGCCGCTGTGGATATTCCTGCGGGAAGCATCATAGAGAGAGGGATGCTTGTTGCTCTTAGACCCAGGCATGGCATAGGTGTAGAAGAAATGGTGAATGTGCTTGGAAGGAGAACAAGAAGGAGTTTAGTAAAGGGGGAGAGTATTCGTTGGGAAGATCTCGAGTGA
- the fliD gene encoding flagellar filament capping protein FliD yields MAMAPIQFGGLVSGLDTSSIVEKLMEIEREPLNRLEEKIKYLQWKKEALLEVNNSLLSLYNTVTDLTFSVTFTSRTVTSSDESVVTGRATNYAEPTTYDVDVIRLAYGERLGGSYFSDPSAPIGTGSGTGSYTFTINGVSITVSDNYSLNEVKDAINAVSDSAKVKAYIIGGRLVIESTETGSSATISITDSANISGTADPSEVLESVGILTDTKVKADILQSAQDALVEVNGVSIVSSSNTVEGQVPELTLYLRGTGSARLTIGYDVDDAVDAVKDFVDQYNKTIDLLNKYLSEKVVINPQTDDEKKQGILREETSLRLLFYKLRDEVFRRVPGIPGLSIIGQVGISTGAWTIGAEAIEQAEKGHLEFDEDKFREVMQEDPLKVYRLFAAGGQYIDSDTLTEHLVGNPSALWHFDEGAGSISSDFSGNGNTANIVGASWSLEDGNYALSFNGISDYVSIASSSTLNLTSSVGLEAWIKPASIGGLQTILVKGSDAGTNYGLRLDGSEVEFFYVDSGGTEHVYETSLASISSGNWYHIAVGFSFGDGDSISIRVNNTLVSGSWTVGDGSGSAQTNAQSLTIGSANNYGVKNPFNGIIDEVAVYSTPLSASEVQERGSASRRAIYYVSTPPVSTEQPPHLKVNGTEYTLVSGTPDVGEYSLDYDIGKILIGKAPSPGSTVKATYVGDAENKDYWGIARRIKDILYSYTRWGGIILSEAGTGGSIDQELARLEKEKAELEETLAAKEFSLWQRFTAMEEALSKMQAQSAWLTSQVAKLGG; encoded by the coding sequence ATGGCAATGGCCCCAATCCAATTTGGAGGTTTGGTTTCAGGGTTAGATACTTCTTCCATAGTGGAGAAGTTAATGGAAATAGAGAGAGAGCCTTTAAATAGGCTTGAGGAGAAGATAAAGTATCTTCAGTGGAAGAAAGAAGCTCTTCTTGAGGTAAATAACTCGCTTCTTTCTCTATATAATACTGTTACTGATCTCACCTTTTCTGTTACCTTCACCTCCCGTACTGTTACGTCTTCTGATGAAAGTGTCGTTACGGGAAGGGCTACGAACTATGCCGAACCAACGACATACGATGTGGATGTCATTAGGCTTGCTTACGGAGAAAGATTAGGAGGAAGCTACTTTTCTGACCCGAGTGCTCCCATAGGTACAGGGTCGGGCACTGGAAGCTATACCTTTACCATAAACGGTGTTTCTATAACAGTTAGCGATAACTATTCGCTTAACGAAGTTAAAGATGCGATAAATGCGGTCTCAGATAGCGCTAAGGTGAAAGCTTACATAATAGGTGGAAGACTTGTTATAGAGAGTACTGAAACAGGAAGCTCCGCTACGATTTCTATAACTGACTCTGCAAATATATCGGGGACAGCCGATCCCAGCGAGGTCTTAGAATCGGTGGGTATATTAACCGATACTAAGGTAAAGGCTGACATACTTCAATCCGCGCAGGATGCGCTTGTTGAGGTTAATGGCGTAAGTATAGTTTCTTCAAGCAACACGGTCGAAGGACAGGTTCCAGAACTCACGCTTTATCTTAGGGGAACGGGAAGCGCTCGCTTAACTATAGGTTACGATGTTGATGATGCCGTTGATGCCGTGAAGGATTTTGTGGACCAGTATAATAAGACGATTGATCTTTTAAATAAATATCTTTCTGAAAAGGTGGTTATAAATCCACAGACTGATGATGAAAAGAAACAGGGAATATTAAGAGAGGAGACGAGCCTTAGGCTTCTTTTCTACAAGCTTAGAGACGAGGTCTTTAGAAGGGTTCCAGGTATTCCAGGTTTAAGCATTATAGGCCAGGTTGGAATATCCACTGGTGCGTGGACTATAGGTGCTGAGGCTATAGAGCAAGCTGAGAAGGGACATCTCGAATTTGATGAGGATAAGTTTAGAGAAGTGATGCAAGAGGATCCTCTTAAGGTTTACAGGTTGTTTGCTGCAGGAGGACAGTATATAGATTCTGATACGCTTACCGAGCACTTAGTTGGGAACCCATCTGCTTTATGGCACTTCGATGAGGGAGCAGGAAGCATATCATCGGACTTTTCGGGAAATGGAAACACCGCGAATATAGTTGGCGCTTCCTGGAGCCTCGAGGATGGAAATTATGCTCTTTCCTTTAATGGAATTTCCGACTATGTTAGTATAGCTTCAAGCTCAACGCTTAATCTCACAAGCTCGGTGGGGCTTGAGGCATGGATTAAGCCTGCGAGCATAGGGGGGCTTCAGACCATCCTCGTTAAGGGAAGTGATGCTGGAACTAACTATGGCTTGAGGCTTGATGGAAGCGAGGTAGAATTTTTCTACGTTGATTCGGGAGGAACCGAACACGTTTATGAGACCAGTCTCGCTTCTATATCAAGTGGTAATTGGTATCATATAGCGGTTGGTTTCAGCTTTGGGGATGGGGATTCGATAAGCATAAGGGTTAACAACACGCTTGTTTCGGGAAGCTGGACCGTTGGAGATGGGAGCGGATCTGCTCAGACAAATGCTCAGAGTCTAACTATAGGCTCTGCGAATAATTATGGTGTTAAAAATCCTTTTAATGGTATAATAGACGAGGTTGCGGTGTACAGCACGCCCTTGAGCGCTTCTGAGGTTCAGGAGAGGGGTTCCGCCTCAAGAAGAGCGATTTATTATGTTTCAACTCCGCCTGTTTCGACGGAGCAACCACCGCATCTTAAGGTTAACGGAACGGAATACACGCTCGTTTCTGGTACACCGGATGTTGGTGAGTACAGTCTTGACTATGATATTGGAAAGATACTTATAGGCAAGGCACCATCGCCTGGTTCAACGGTTAAGGCTACCTATGTTGGAGATGCTGAGAATAAAGATTACTGGGGGATAGCGCGAAGGATAAAAGATATTCTCTATAGCTATACGAGATGGGGAGGAATAATATTATCGGAGGCAGGGACCGGGGGTAGCATAGACCAGGAGCTCGCACGTCTTGAGAAAGAAAAGGCGGAGCTTGAGGAAACGTTAGCGGCAAAGGAGTTCTCACTGTGGCAGAGGTTTACCGCTATGGAGGAAGCGCTTAGTAAAATGCAGGCTCAAAGTGCGTGGCTGACATCGCAAGTTGCTAAACTTGGAGGTTAA
- the hrcA gene encoding heat-inducible transcription repressor HrcA: MLTERQKRILLAVVKDYIDNAEPIGSRTLSKKYFPSLSPATIRNEMADLEEMGYFYQPHTSAGRVPTSKAYRYYVNTILRSSGKEEKFTIDEKLFKDFINEAREEIESLLRRIGKLLSKTTDYLSIVVALRSRESVIKKIELVRLDSMHALMVIITEGGWVHHKLIPLKGSMGEDELEELGRYINEKLSGRTLGSLNEEFVQELLRRLEEYRGVCLKAAQALQEIKEKFSGKIYLGGRTNILKLPEFKDVEKMRIILEVLEEEEFMAKMLTELSRGKDIRVIIGEENPIERMRECSLVTASYNIGGKIMGVLGIVGPTRMDYKKVISVMRTMTALLEDLEGGSRLE; the protein is encoded by the coding sequence ATGCTTACCGAAAGGCAGAAAAGAATACTGCTTGCAGTTGTTAAAGATTATATAGATAATGCTGAGCCTATAGGTTCAAGGACGCTTTCCAAGAAGTATTTCCCATCGTTAAGTCCGGCTACTATTCGGAATGAGATGGCTGATCTTGAGGAGATGGGCTATTTCTATCAACCTCATACTTCAGCAGGCAGGGTGCCAACGAGCAAAGCCTATAGATATTATGTGAATACCATTCTAAGGAGTAGCGGTAAAGAAGAGAAATTTACGATCGATGAGAAACTGTTTAAGGATTTTATAAATGAGGCTCGAGAAGAGATAGAGTCTCTTTTAAGGAGGATTGGCAAGCTTCTTTCTAAAACAACCGATTATCTGAGCATAGTGGTTGCTCTTCGTTCGCGAGAAAGCGTGATAAAAAAGATAGAACTTGTTAGATTGGATTCTATGCACGCCCTTATGGTGATAATTACCGAAGGTGGTTGGGTCCATCATAAGCTTATTCCGCTGAAAGGGAGCATGGGTGAGGATGAGCTTGAAGAGCTTGGTAGATATATAAATGAAAAGCTAAGCGGAAGAACCCTGGGTAGCCTTAATGAGGAGTTTGTTCAAGAGCTTTTAAGGAGACTTGAGGAATATCGTGGAGTTTGCTTAAAGGCTGCTCAGGCGCTTCAGGAGATAAAAGAGAAGTTCAGTGGTAAGATTTATCTTGGGGGGAGAACGAATATCTTGAAGCTCCCTGAGTTCAAGGATGTTGAGAAAATGAGAATAATACTTGAGGTGCTCGAGGAAGAGGAGTTTATGGCAAAGATGCTTACTGAACTTTCGAGAGGCAAGGATATAAGGGTAATTATTGGTGAAGAAAATCCCATAGAGAGAATGAGAGAGTGCAGTTTGGTTACCGCGAGCTATAATATTGGCGGTAAGATCATGGGGGTGTTGGGTATAGTTGGTCCCACGCGCATGGATTATAAAAAAGTGATATCTGTGATGAGAACGATGACCGCTCTTTTGGAGGATCTGGAAGGGGGATCTCGGTTAGAATGA
- a CDS encoding methylated-DNA--[protein]-cysteine S-methyltransferase, giving the protein MDSYFNGKDMSLCYPLDLSGLSKIAIRVYSILRGIPPGKTISYGELARKASTFPRAVGSMMRANRHLLFIPCHRVVRSDGKLGGFSAGVDLKKWLLDHEVSKMVFSA; this is encoded by the coding sequence TTGGACTCGTATTTCAATGGTAAGGACATGAGTCTCTGCTATCCTTTAGACCTAAGTGGGCTCTCTAAGATTGCTATTCGAGTGTACTCTATATTGAGAGGTATTCCCCCCGGCAAAACCATATCTTATGGTGAGCTTGCAAGAAAAGCTTCGACTTTTCCAAGGGCTGTGGGAAGCATGATGAGAGCGAATCGTCATCTTTTGTTTATCCCATGTCATAGGGTTGTAAGGAGCGATGGAAAGCTTGGAGGGTTCTCAGCGGGAGTAGATTTGAAGAAATGGCTTCTTGATCATGAGGTTTCAAAAATGGTATTTTCGGCTTGA
- a CDS encoding DegT/DnrJ/EryC1/StrS aminotransferase family protein, with amino-acid sequence MGRSRVRRVPLFKPSIDHEEIDGVSDVLKSGWLTRGNLTEEFEKKCAEYLSAANCVAVSSATAGLHLALLALGVGPGDEVITVSLTFIATVQAILYVGAKPIFADIDPETLNISVKDVLMKVSPRTKVILPVHFGGHPCEMSELSAIARSYNLYIVEDAAHAFGASYRGRMIGSAGLGDLTVFSFYPNKPITTGEGGLVCGKGELIEKIRLLSHHGIHHPNDRYRWRYFATELGYKYNFTDVQAAIGLAQLSKAKGMIDRRKKWFEMYNLAFSREEAFITPVVKEHVRSSYHIYPLRLNLRVLKCSRDDFAIALEDEGVGVSVHYFPPVHLHPYYHKTLRVKKGELPVTEAVSESEITLPLYPDMAEEEFEFVVDRVFKVLKRFRR; translated from the coding sequence TTGGGAAGATCTCGAGTGAGAAGAGTTCCACTTTTTAAGCCTTCGATTGATCATGAGGAGATAGATGGGGTAAGCGATGTTTTAAAAAGTGGATGGCTAACTCGTGGGAATCTAACCGAGGAGTTTGAGAAAAAGTGTGCGGAGTATCTCTCGGCTGCAAATTGCGTTGCGGTTTCTTCTGCGACTGCAGGGCTCCACTTAGCTCTTTTGGCTCTTGGGGTGGGACCGGGGGATGAGGTAATAACCGTTTCCTTGACCTTTATAGCCACAGTTCAGGCTATTCTTTACGTTGGAGCTAAGCCAATTTTCGCTGATATAGATCCGGAAACTTTAAATATCTCTGTAAAAGACGTTCTTATGAAGGTTTCTCCCCGCACCAAAGTCATACTCCCCGTCCATTTTGGGGGTCATCCCTGTGAGATGAGTGAGCTTAGCGCTATTGCTCGTTCATATAATCTCTATATCGTTGAAGATGCAGCTCATGCTTTTGGAGCTTCCTATCGAGGAAGAATGATAGGAAGCGCAGGGTTGGGAGATCTAACCGTTTTTAGCTTTTATCCTAATAAGCCTATAACGACTGGTGAGGGAGGACTCGTTTGTGGAAAAGGAGAGCTCATAGAGAAGATCCGTCTCTTGTCGCATCATGGGATACATCATCCCAACGATAGGTATCGCTGGAGGTACTTTGCTACAGAGCTCGGATATAAATATAACTTTACGGATGTTCAGGCTGCGATAGGTTTGGCTCAGCTCTCTAAAGCTAAGGGGATGATTGACCGAAGAAAAAAGTGGTTTGAGATGTACAATTTGGCTTTTTCCAGAGAGGAGGCTTTCATAACTCCAGTAGTTAAGGAGCATGTAAGATCGTCTTACCATATATATCCTTTGAGGCTAAACTTAAGGGTGCTCAAGTGCTCTCGTGATGACTTTGCTATAGCTTTGGAGGATGAGGGAGTAGGGGTAAGCGTTCACTACTTTCCGCCAGTTCATCTTCATCCCTATTACCATAAAACGTTGAGGGTTAAGAAAGGAGAGTTACCAGTTACTGAGGCTGTTTCGGAAAGCGAGATAACCTTACCGCTCTATCCTGACATGGCCGAAGAGGAGTTCGAATTTGTTGTTGATAGAGTTTTTAAGGTTCTTAAAAGATTCAGGAGGTGA
- a CDS encoding glycoside hydrolase family 88 protein, whose amino-acid sequence MEKLLSRSEIRKGYPSYTVRGKWWLKPLYHPDFWDLGFFVGFLLALFKRSGIKLFRKWALSLLKGLEERNYPLNHNLGFLFFFSFVPAYLETGSSRLKKRILAEAERLVSIFDEEKEFIPMDYPENDKLAVDTLTSIKLLWWAGRETGRTVFFEVAERHTLTSMELLLREDGSTYHIFSIKNGPLAGQGLSSSSCWSRGAAWASLGFLEAYRHTGNDVFLKASQRILRYALKSVCDDGVPPWDFHARDGIKDTSAGAIFLKVLASFNGEFSSWRKALETSLRERYLALDKNWEGFIKGGCYHYHWRRGIGESLIWGDYFALEAVKDVI is encoded by the coding sequence ATGGAAAAGCTGCTGAGCCGAAGCGAGATCAGAAAGGGGTACCCGAGCTATACGGTACGGGGTAAGTGGTGGTTAAAGCCACTGTATCATCCCGATTTTTGGGATCTCGGATTCTTTGTGGGGTTTTTGCTTGCTCTTTTTAAAAGAAGTGGGATAAAGCTCTTTAGAAAATGGGCGCTAAGTCTCCTTAAAGGGCTTGAGGAGAGAAACTATCCATTAAATCATAACCTTGGCTTTCTGTTTTTCTTTTCCTTTGTCCCCGCTTATCTTGAAACTGGTTCGAGCCGGTTGAAGAAAAGAATTTTAGCCGAAGCGGAAAGATTGGTTTCCATCTTTGATGAAGAGAAAGAGTTTATTCCCATGGATTATCCTGAGAACGATAAGTTGGCGGTGGATACGCTCACCTCTATAAAGCTTTTATGGTGGGCAGGTAGGGAGACCGGAAGAACCGTTTTCTTTGAGGTTGCAGAGAGGCATACCCTCACATCCATGGAGCTTCTCCTAAGGGAAGATGGTTCAACTTACCACATCTTTTCCATTAAGAATGGCCCCTTGGCGGGACAGGGGCTGAGCTCCTCAAGCTGCTGGTCAAGAGGAGCCGCATGGGCGTCCTTAGGGTTTCTCGAGGCTTATCGGCATACGGGAAATGATGTCTTCCTTAAAGCGTCTCAGAGAATATTAAGATATGCTCTTAAGAGCGTGTGTGATGACGGTGTGCCTCCGTGGGATTTTCATGCTCGCGATGGCATCAAGGATACCTCCGCGGGGGCTATTTTCCTTAAGGTTTTAGCTTCATTTAATGGTGAGTTTTCCTCTTGGAGAAAAGCGCTTGAGACCTCTCTTAGGGAGAGATATCTCGCCTTGGATAAAAACTGGGAGGGTTTCATTAAGGGAGGGTGTTATCACTATCACTGGAGGAGGGGAATAGGTGAGAGTCTTATTTGGGGGGATTACTTTGCTTTAGAAGCGGTGAAAGATGTGATATAA
- a CDS encoding HAD family hydrolase: protein MGEGSRLSSLFGSADEALKRMVKALFIDRDGTILDNLGYINHPARVRLLPGVADALRLLRKAGWRIVVITNQGGIERGYYTHEVLHLVNMRMMELLWAKGATIDAIYYCPFVRDVPCKKPNTGMVERAVKELGIDLSRSVIIGDQLVDLELAMRVGCPGILVLTGYGLGFYEYMPEKVKALSPVFVARDFLEAAKWVIDNEGAYNFRLEKGGVG from the coding sequence ATGGGAGAAGGTAGCAGATTATCTTCTCTCTTTGGCTCAGCAGACGAGGCATTGAAGCGCATGGTTAAAGCGCTTTTTATAGACAGGGATGGAACTATACTTGATAATCTGGGTTATATAAATCATCCAGCGCGGGTTCGCCTTCTTCCAGGGGTAGCTGATGCCCTTCGACTTCTCAGGAAGGCTGGCTGGCGGATAGTGGTAATAACGAATCAAGGGGGGATTGAACGCGGATATTATACGCATGAGGTGCTTCACCTTGTGAACATGAGGATGATGGAGCTTCTGTGGGCAAAGGGTGCGACGATAGATGCTATATATTACTGCCCGTTTGTAAGAGATGTTCCGTGTAAGAAACCTAACACGGGCATGGTTGAAAGGGCTGTCAAAGAACTCGGAATAGATCTTTCAAGATCGGTGATCATTGGGGATCAGCTTGTTGACTTGGAGCTCGCAATGAGGGTGGGGTGCCCAGGCATACTTGTTTTAACAGGATATGGTTTAGGCTTTTATGAGTATATGCCCGAAAAGGTCAAGGCTTTATCTCCGGTTTTTGTGGCAAGAGATTTTCTGGAAGCTGCAAAGTGGGTGATAGATAATGAAGGTGCTTATAACTTCCGCCTCGAGAAAGGTGGTGTTGGTTAG
- a CDS encoding ATP-grasp domain-containing protein, whose amino-acid sequence MKVLITSASRKVVLVRSFKREAIVYVTDIDPLSPAIYLADFFYRAPLTNSSEFPSFLLDIVRTEEIDMVVPTTDDDLSVVASLKDDLLKMGVFPLVSPAEVVSLCNDKWETYRFFKEREIPTPETIQVDDLKGEKVGFKLVLKKRFGRGSRGVLYLEKGEVIPEGIGGDYIAQRFVEGREFTIDAFVDMAGRVISVVPRERITISEGVSVRGRTVKSPELIEWGRRICDALGPLGPVNIQCIWGERGIFFTEINPRFSGGIALTIASGADFVRWSIALAKGETISPFSDFEELYMSCYNEPVFFKKPRGGNTL is encoded by the coding sequence ATGAAGGTGCTTATAACTTCCGCCTCGAGAAAGGTGGTGTTGGTTAGAAGCTTTAAAAGGGAAGCCATAGTTTACGTTACGGATATAGATCCCCTTTCGCCAGCCATATATCTGGCTGATTTTTTTTATAGAGCTCCTCTCACAAACAGCTCTGAGTTTCCAAGTTTTTTGCTTGATATTGTAAGGACTGAAGAAATAGACATGGTGGTTCCCACAACGGATGATGACCTTTCCGTTGTTGCCTCGCTTAAAGATGATCTTCTTAAGATGGGGGTATTTCCTCTCGTTTCCCCAGCCGAGGTAGTATCCCTTTGTAACGATAAGTGGGAGACCTATCGTTTTTTTAAGGAGAGAGAGATTCCCACACCGGAGACGATTCAGGTTGACGATCTTAAGGGAGAAAAGGTTGGATTTAAGCTCGTTCTGAAGAAAAGATTTGGTAGAGGGAGTAGAGGAGTGCTTTACCTTGAGAAAGGCGAGGTTATTCCTGAGGGAATCGGTGGCGATTATATAGCTCAGAGATTTGTTGAGGGGAGAGAGTTTACCATAGATGCTTTCGTTGATATGGCTGGAAGGGTTATATCCGTAGTTCCTCGAGAGAGAATAACGATAAGCGAGGGGGTTTCCGTAAGGGGGAGAACCGTGAAATCTCCTGAACTAATTGAGTGGGGGAGAAGGATTTGCGATGCTCTTGGACCTTTGGGACCCGTTAATATTCAGTGCATATGGGGAGAAAGGGGAATTTTCTTTACAGAGATAAATCCGAGATTTTCAGGAGGTATTGCTTTGACCATAGCCTCAGGAGCAGACTTTGTGCGATGGAGTATAGCCCTGGCGAAAGGGGAGACTATATCTCCTTTTAGTGATTTCGAAGAGCTATATATGAGCTGTTATAATGAGCCGGTTTTCTTTAAGAAGCCCCGGGGAGGTAATACATTGTGA
- a CDS encoding glycosyltransferase family protein, giving the protein MRIVGIIQARMGSKRFPGKVLAPLNGKPLLMHLLERLRLSRRVDLFMVATSFLPEDEPIVRILRENGYQVFRGHPIDVLDRFYKVGCFLGANYIVRITADNPLTDPEYMDKAILKAISEKADYVGCVGLPLGLGAEVISFKALKRAYKEAKEPYQREHVTPYINENPAVFKIVYLNAEKRHRRENIRLTVDYPEDFELLRIIFNNMGDGKLWGVDEIVDFMDNHPELVSINAHISQRSKFEVDERWNNYDKGGQKTRW; this is encoded by the coding sequence GTGAGGATAGTTGGTATAATTCAGGCTCGCATGGGCTCAAAGCGTTTCCCTGGAAAGGTTTTAGCACCATTGAATGGAAAACCTCTCTTAATGCATCTTCTTGAAAGGCTTCGCCTTTCAAGAAGGGTGGATCTTTTTATGGTAGCGACATCTTTCCTCCCGGAAGATGAACCTATAGTTAGGATATTGAGGGAAAACGGATATCAGGTCTTTAGAGGGCATCCCATAGATGTTCTCGATAGGTTTTATAAGGTTGGTTGTTTTCTTGGTGCCAACTATATCGTTAGAATTACCGCTGATAACCCTTTGACCGATCCAGAGTATATGGATAAAGCGATCCTTAAAGCTATTTCTGAGAAGGCGGATTATGTTGGATGTGTTGGATTGCCTTTGGGACTCGGGGCAGAAGTTATATCCTTTAAAGCCCTTAAAAGGGCATATAAAGAGGCAAAAGAGCCCTATCAGAGGGAGCATGTAACGCCGTATATAAATGAAAATCCTGCCGTCTTTAAGATTGTTTATCTTAATGCGGAGAAACGGCATAGGAGGGAGAATATCAGGTTAACGGTGGATTATCCTGAGGATTTCGAGCTTCTGAGGATAATTTTTAATAATATGGGCGATGGAAAGCTTTGGGGTGTGGACGAGATAGTCGATTTTATGGATAATCATCCCGAGCTCGTTTCCATTAATGCTCATATTAGTCAGAGAAGCAAGTTTGAGGTCGATGAGAGGTGGAATAATTATGATAAAGGTGGGCAAAAGACTCGTTGGTAA
- a CDS encoding flippase-like domain-containing protein yields the protein MKGGSLRRGIFIFLLITLIAAFLVIVFTIEKQTIHMLFRIKASHLLLALFWVFLSWVFDYLRLRELTRAAGGDISFFQGLALVWINYFGCAVTPLQSGGGPFQIYMLYRSGLPIGKGFAVTLMRTLITLVILSFAGPMIAFTHPEILENSFLRGMMLYVVIFLIFVWIIIFISLKKPQVIKRWSSSIVLFLGKLGLFRKKGSIEVLRRVYREIDLYNENFRVFFGEGKGRLFIAVIYSFFQLFVSFLALPFLMWGVGMEFDLAKVLMIQAVFLFLLYFVPTPGGSGVAEGGGAVLFRYVMPVHMTGVMAILWRFFTDYIAVILGGIVAIKVLGLKTIEEVVKTND from the coding sequence ATGAAAGGCGGTTCCCTCAGGCGGGGAATATTTATCTTTCTTCTTATAACCCTCATAGCTGCTTTCCTCGTTATAGTTTTTACCATTGAGAAGCAGACTATACATATGCTTTTCAGGATAAAAGCCTCACATTTGCTCCTCGCGCTGTTCTGGGTTTTTCTATCTTGGGTTTTTGATTACTTAAGATTAAGGGAGCTTACACGTGCTGCTGGGGGAGATATTTCCTTCTTTCAGGGATTAGCTTTGGTATGGATAAATTATTTCGGTTGTGCAGTTACTCCACTTCAGAGCGGAGGAGGACCATTTCAAATATATATGCTTTACAGAAGCGGTTTACCCATCGGTAAGGGTTTTGCGGTTACATTGATGAGAACCTTGATAACTCTCGTTATTTTGAGCTTTGCGGGACCCATGATAGCGTTTACCCATCCGGAGATACTTGAGAATAGCTTCCTTAGGGGGATGATGCTTTATGTTGTGATCTTTCTAATATTTGTATGGATAATAATCTTTATTAGCCTCAAGAAGCCCCAAGTTATAAAGCGATGGAGTAGCTCTATCGTGCTTTTCCTGGGAAAACTGGGACTTTTTAGGAAAAAGGGATCAATAGAGGTCTTAAGAAGGGTTTATAGGGAGATAGATCTGTATAATGAGAACTTTAGGGTCTTTTTTGGTGAAGGGAAAGGAAGGCTTTTTATTGCGGTAATTTATAGCTTTTTTCAGCTCTTTGTTAGTTTCCTTGCTCTACCTTTCCTGATGTGGGGAGTAGGTATGGAGTTTGATTTGGCTAAGGTTTTAATGATACAGGCGGTCTTTCTCTTTCTTTTGTATTTCGTTCCCACACCGGGCGGAAGCGGGGTCGCTGAAGGGGGAGGAGCTGTTCTTTTTAGATATGTTATGCCGGTCCATATGACGGGGGTTATGGCAATTCTGTGGAGATTTTTTACGGATTATATAGCCGTAATTCTTGGAGGAATAGTTGCAATAAAGGTGCTTGGCCTGAAGACGATAGAGGAGGTTGTGAAAACCAACGATTAA